The Prosthecobacter vanneervenii genomic interval CCCATCGCCAGTGCAATCCCATTCAAGCGTGTAGAGACGGTCAGCACGATTTCGGATAAGCCATTCGACCTTGGCTGGTTTTGGCGGCTCGTGGTCGTTTGGATCGTCCGCAATGATCCACTCGCCGCGCTCTACGTTTTCAATGACTTTGCTGCTTCCATCGGCCATTAGGACGAGGGTGCCACCCGTGAAGCAGTTGCCCTTTGTGCAGCGGTTCGAGAATTTAGACACGCCACGACCTTCATCGGCGGTGCGGACATAGCGGGAGAAAACTTGGTTAAAATTGCGCGGTATTTTCTGCGTAATTGACAGGCCTTTTAGCAACTGCTTGCCCTCACTGATCGCGCGGGCGATGTATTTCCCTTTGCTCAAGCCTGCAGTTCCAATCGTCACCAACACCTGCTCTCCAATGTAGCCGCCGAGATAGCCACCCATGTAGGCTATAAGATACCCACGATCAGATGATTCCCCTTCCAGAACCCACTCCATTCTCTCCTGCTGATTGGTGAGGAATGAATCAAACAAACCCTGCACCTTGGCTTTTACTTGATCAAAGGTGAGGTCTTTGAGTGATTTGAACGTGTGATAAAGCTCGGAGGCGGTCTTCCAAGGGCTGGAAAAAACTTGGCCTAAAGTGCGAAACATATCAACAAAGCCTTCGGCATCTCCTTTGACCCCATCCCACAAACCAAAGACAATTCCCTCACCAGTGGCCACTTGAGTCTGCATCATGCGTTTGACCCAGTAGATCACTACACGAGCTACCATGCCACGATTGCGGATTTCTGGTGGAAGGCTTAACTCGGTTTTGACTGCTCCGGCATTGGGATAGCCGGAGCTAGCTGTCGCTCTCTCTTGTTCCTGCCCATCTGCGGTGGGTGGAGGAGCGGCAGAAGCTGCCAATGCAGCGTTCGCGTCATAACCTATGGTCAAGAGCTGCGCTGTAAAGGCTGCCCACTCTTGCCCGGTCGCAACCTCTTTGACACGAAGGACGAAGGCGTTGAAAAACTCTGGATCGCGCAGGGATTGGACTGAAGGAACTTCAGAAGCAACAGCGGCGGGAGCAGCGCCCAGTGCGTCGCTGAGCTGGTTATCCGCAAGTGGCGGTAGGGCAGGAAGTGGCTGAGAAACATTAGGCCACGGTTCCCATGCTCGTATCTCAGGCGGTGCATCTCCGGCAACAAAAGCCTCCACGGCAGCAATGAGGCGCGCAAAGTCTTTCTCCTCCGTCAAATTGCGTTTAACTTCGCAAAGCTGCTTGTCATCGTAGTAAAGTGTGATTTTGAATTCACCCAGATTATCGGCGACAGTATAAAATCGCATTCCTCCTCCCTCACTGACAAGCACAACTGGCTGGTTTAATGCATTAGAATCAAGCGTTTTGTTTTCATACTTTGTCGCCTCCTCATCACTGAAAATTTCACTTTCATCACTGTAAATATATACAGCCTGTGATGAGCCGTACTGGGGTATTTCGTACCTGCCTAGCTGCGTGTTACCAGCCTGGAATGCAACTTCGAATTTTTTGCCCCCTCCCAGCATATTACCGTAGTTGGGAATGGTGCCAGTCACAGCACGATCTCTAGAGTCGATTGTAACGGGAGGGAGAAGGTAACAATTCACCATCTCATTCTCCTCAGCAATTGGAGTTGAATAAGCCCATTCTCCGTCGTTCTGGTTTGCTCTTACGATAAGCTTAACAGGTTCAAACGTCGTAACGAACGGGTCACCCGTGGGGTTGCCGTATTCGTCCCGGGTGCTGCGCACCGTCACCCGCAGACATGTTTCTTCCAGTTGAAATGGAAGGGGCGTGGAAAGATGGATTCGGAATCGGCTCCAGCCAAGTTGCTTCCCCTTGTAGGTGGTTTGCGGAGTTCCTTGCTTGGCTTCGAATTTGCTATGCCAGTTCCACTGGTATGCATTGCCGCTGCCGTGGGGCCAATCTGGAAATTGCGAAAAATTCCTTTTCCAGAATTCATTGGAGATACTTTCTCGATCCGGCCAAGCTGGCAACACTATATCAGGAAATTGGCTGGGGCGTGTGATTTTGAAGACAGCCTCCTTTTCCAAAAATTGCCTTCCATGTTGTACAGAGTACGACTTGCTGCTATTCTCATTCACGGATACATTCACTTGCCATGCATCAAAAGCATCAACCGAGTCTGAATCATAGCTCTTGATGCTCGTGAGAAATGAAGGGCTGGTGGTGAGTGGGGTGCTGCTGGCGAGTGTGGGCGAGCTTTGCCACTGCTGCTCCAAGTTGTCATTGTAGCCGTCTCCATCGGTGTCTGCCACGGTGGCGTTCGTGCCCGCCTTCCATTCGTCGAGGTTGCTAAGGCCGTCATGGTCGAAGTCGACTTTGGCGCTCTGGTTCAGATTGCCAAACATCTGGATTTCCCAGGCGTCGGGCATGCCGTCGCTGTCATCGTCGGGCATGGGACCTGTGGGGGTCATGACGAAGATGGCGGGGGTGGCGGTGAAGGCGTAGGTGGCAGCCGCGCCATCTCCGCTGACCGTGACAGTGACGGGACCTTCGGGGGCTGTGAGCAGGAGGGTGCAGGTGGTGGTGACGGTGCCGTCTGCGGCTGCCTGCAGCACGAGGGGGCTGGCGTGGCTGCTGGAAAAATCTGCCAGAGTAGAGCTGAAGGTGAGCACCTCTCCCACGCTGGGGAGGCCGTTGCGCTCGGCTTTGACTTTCAGGGGTGAGATCAGAGTGGAACCGGCATGGGCTGACTGGCCGGTGCCACTGAGGATGGTGAGTACGAGAGGGTATTTTTTGGGGGAGTCGGAGTAAACGGCGGGATCGCTCCCAAGAGTGGTCTCCGCATCATCTCGGTAGCCGTCGCCATCGGTGTCTGCCAGCAGGGGGTTGGTGGTGGCGTGGTACTCGCGGAGGTTGACGGAGGTGTCGTGGTCCGGATCCTGTTTTGCATACAATGCGCCTAGAGCAGCGTCTGCGGCAGGCGCCGGCTGGAGCCAGGAGGATTCATCCCCAGCATTGCTGGCATCATAGAAAGCAAGGCGGTAGCGGTGCTCCCAGAGATTTGGCATGGCATCGGCGTCCACATCGGGGCCGGCGGGGGTGTTGGGATTGGTGTCGCCAGCAGGGAGCTGGGCGAGCCACAGGTCGTAGCCGTCTGGAAGGTTATTGGGAGGATCGTCCAAGTCTTCCCAGACGCGATAGGTGTCTGGGGCGGGGGCGGGAGGGGTAGGATCTATGTGGGTGGTGAAGCCAGTGGATTCATCGGTCACATCTCCGCCGGGGGTGCCGGGGATGAAGTCGCTGCGGGCGATGTCCCGCCGCCAGCGAATGATCTGGCCGTCTGTGAGAGGGCAGTCTGGGGGAATGAGAAAGTCCGGGGGGGATGCGCCGCTGTCGGGGTCGCGTGGCTGGTGGGAGTCACGGATACTGGTGGGAGTTAAATAATCGGTGTTGTAACCGGCCACCAGCAGCTTGATTTCGTCGTAGTTGACGAGGCCGTCGCCATCGGCGTCCTGCATGGCGTCGGCAAAGTTGAGGGGGGAGAGGCTGGTCTGGTATCTTTCCTCGGTGTTGA includes:
- a CDS encoding polymorphic toxin-type HINT domain-containing protein; translated protein: MITTAPYSALQLCRRHRLRECTILLLFVSLLLQSATAVAPPTWWSAQQVLAPGASSDDYALANIGQLKTIAKKAAQQMNTILLPEGGAGAPINTLVQSWQAVATSVQDRDDYAIVTIGQVKTVAQLFYTRLGLTPPWAASSRPQDDYAAANIGQLKTAFAFPIVLSGPPIVRTFPTQPAGGFQIPAAAFNAAARLWAGLAATPAGSSATDFDGDGIPNDQEYRMSLADPVKYPMSKAMIDPDDWDGDGLLNTEERYQTSLSPLNFADAMQDADGDGLVNYDEIKLLVAGYNTDYLTPTSIRDSHQPRDPDSGASPPDFLIPPDCPLTDGQIIRWRRDIARSDFIPGTPGGDVTDESTGFTTHIDPTPPAPAPDTYRVWEDLDDPPNNLPDGYDLWLAQLPAGDTNPNTPAGPDVDADAMPNLWEHRYRLAFYDASNAGDESSWLQPAPAADAALGALYAKQDPDHDTSVNLREYHATTNPLLADTDGDGYRDDAETTLGSDPAVYSDSPKKYPLVLTILSGTGQSAHAGSTLISPLKVKAERNGLPSVGEVLTFSSTLADFSSSHASPLVLQAAADGTVTTTCTLLLTAPEGPVTVTVSGDGAAATYAFTATPAIFVMTPTGPMPDDDSDGMPDAWEIQMFGNLNQSAKVDFDHDGLSNLDEWKAGTNATVADTDGDGYNDNLEQQWQSSPTLASSTPLTTSPSFLTSIKSYDSDSVDAFDAWQVNVSVNENSSKSYSVQHGRQFLEKEAVFKITRPSQFPDIVLPAWPDRESISNEFWKRNFSQFPDWPHGSGNAYQWNWHSKFEAKQGTPQTTYKGKQLGWSRFRIHLSTPLPFQLEETCLRVTVRSTRDEYGNPTGDPFVTTFEPVKLIVRANQNDGEWAYSTPIAEENEMVNCYLLPPVTIDSRDRAVTGTIPNYGNMLGGGKKFEVAFQAGNTQLGRYEIPQYGSSQAVYIYSDESEIFSDEEATKYENKTLDSNALNQPVVLVSEGGGMRFYTVADNLGEFKITLYYDDKQLCEVKRNLTEEKDFARLIAAVEAFVAGDAPPEIRAWEPWPNVSQPLPALPPLADNQLSDALGAAPAAVASEVPSVQSLRDPEFFNAFVLRVKEVATGQEWAAFTAQLLTIGYDANAALAASAAPPPTADGQEQERATASSGYPNAGAVKTELSLPPEIRNRGMVARVVIYWVKRMMQTQVATGEGIVFGLWDGVKGDAEGFVDMFRTLGQVFSSPWKTASELYHTFKSLKDLTFDQVKAKVQGLFDSFLTNQQERMEWVLEGESSDRGYLIAYMGGYLGGYIGEQVLVTIGTAGLSKGKYIARAISEGKQLLKGLSITQKIPRNFNQVFSRYVRTADEGRGVSKFSNRCTKGNCFTGGTLVLMADGSSKVIENVERGEWIIADDPNDHEPPKPAKVEWLIRNRADRLYTLEWDCTGDGITDAQVRTTSEHPFFAVGRGWTAARDLLPGDHIQTHLQQTVTVTSNHAWICPSATYNLDVGGPSTYFVGDENSWLLVHNIEYEIVPWGIWSTPNQNHHGFMNAWLSEHFPTTYLGRMWEEDFPCVELSPENHSKATAVERQFRQQKGLPPFGNTSWKDVTPQEAIKLMKDSLHAAGAPDELWKVVLNQTNGWLKANMHKWRCP